A part of Primulina eburnea isolate SZY01 chromosome 10, ASM2296580v1, whole genome shotgun sequence genomic DNA contains:
- the LOC140803130 gene encoding TNF receptor-associated factor homolog 1a-like — translation MRLLLLLSYATGPKTSELYGKYTWKIDKFSQITKRELRSNAFEVGRYKWYILIYPQDCDVSNHLSLFLCVANHDKLLPGWSYFAQFTICLVNKDPKKFKYSDIDEAETTGGDQ, via the exons ATGAGgttgttattattattgtcTTATGCTACAGGACCAAAAACTTCGGAGTTATATGGAAAGTATACATGGAAGATTGATAAGTTTTCACAAATAACCAAAAGAGAACTCCGGAGCAATGCATTTGAGGTTGGCAGATACAAATG gtatattttgaTTTACCCACAAGACTGTGATGTTTCCAACCATCTCTCTTTGTTTCTTTGTGTGGCCAATCATGACAAGCTTCTTCCAG GATGGAGTTATTTTGCTCAATTCACCATTTGTTTGGTAAATAAAGATcctaaaaaattcaaatattcaG atattgatgaggccgagaccacgggcggagaccagtga